From Streptomyces sp. NBC_00370, a single genomic window includes:
- a CDS encoding MFS transporter has protein sequence MPVVGDLRVLLRLPDFRRLLAVRLLSQAADGVFQVALATYVVFSPEKQTSPAAIASAMAVLLLPYSLIGPFAGVLLDRWQRRQVFLFGNLLRAVLAGCTAVLVVASVPDWLFYVSALSVTAVNRFVLSGLSAALPHVTGAEQLVVANSLSPTAGTLAATLGGGLAFVFRLTVVDSDAGVVLLGSVLYLCAALTSLLMARELLGPDRVPDRPRLTDALASTLRGLTAGLRHLAERRDAARSLAAMTVLRFCYGALTVTVLMLCRYAWTTQESEGLALLGVALAVSGAGFFVAAVITPWATGRLGPYGWMVVCAGSAAVLVPALGLTFTPGPVLAAAFVLGLVTQGAKIATDTVVQTSVDDAFRGRVFSLYDVLFNVAFVGAAAVAALVLPPDGRSVPLVVAVAFLYAAVALSVARGANVSRETPSAPMTDGGHVSRET, from the coding sequence ATGCCCGTCGTAGGTGATCTGCGCGTACTCCTGCGCCTGCCCGATTTCCGCCGCCTGCTGGCGGTCCGGCTGCTGTCGCAGGCCGCCGACGGGGTCTTCCAGGTGGCGCTGGCCACGTACGTCGTCTTCTCCCCCGAGAAACAGACCTCGCCCGCCGCCATCGCCTCGGCCATGGCGGTCCTGCTGCTGCCGTACTCACTGATCGGCCCGTTCGCCGGAGTCCTGCTGGACCGCTGGCAGCGCCGGCAGGTGTTCCTCTTCGGCAACCTCCTGCGGGCCGTGCTGGCCGGCTGCACAGCCGTCCTCGTCGTGGCCTCCGTCCCGGACTGGCTCTTCTACGTCTCCGCGCTGTCCGTAACCGCGGTCAACCGGTTCGTGCTCTCCGGGCTGTCGGCCGCCCTGCCGCATGTGACCGGCGCCGAGCAGCTCGTCGTCGCCAACTCGCTCTCCCCGACCGCCGGCACCCTCGCCGCGACGCTGGGCGGCGGGCTCGCCTTCGTCTTCCGGCTGACGGTCGTCGACTCCGACGCCGGCGTCGTCCTGCTGGGCTCTGTCCTCTATCTCTGTGCGGCACTCACCTCGCTCCTGATGGCCCGCGAACTGCTGGGTCCCGACCGGGTACCTGACCGGCCGCGGCTGACCGACGCACTCGCCTCCACGCTGCGCGGGCTCACCGCCGGGCTGCGCCATCTCGCCGAACGGCGGGACGCCGCCCGCTCGCTCGCCGCGATGACGGTCCTGCGCTTCTGCTACGGAGCACTGACCGTGACGGTGCTGATGCTCTGCCGCTACGCCTGGACGACACAGGAGTCCGAGGGGCTGGCGCTGCTCGGGGTGGCACTGGCCGTCTCCGGGGCGGGCTTCTTCGTCGCCGCCGTCATCACGCCGTGGGCGACCGGGCGGCTCGGCCCGTACGGCTGGATGGTGGTGTGCGCCGGTTCGGCCGCCGTGCTCGTACCGGCGCTGGGGCTCACCTTCACACCGGGGCCGGTGCTGGCCGCCGCGTTCGTTCTGGGTCTGGTCACCCAGGGCGCGAAGATCGCCACCGACACCGTGGTGCAGACCTCGGTCGACGACGCCTTCCGTGGCCGGGTGTTCTCGCTCTACGACGTGCTGTTCAATGTCGCCTTCGTCGGAGCGGCGGCCGTGGCCGCGCTGGTTCTGCCGCCGGACGGCCGCTCGGTGCCGCTGGTGGTGGCGGTCGCCTTCCTCTACGCGGCGGTGGCACTGTCAGTGGCGCGCGGCGCCAATGTTTCACGTGAAACACCGTCGGCCCCGATGACCGACGGGGGTCATGTTTCACGTGAAACATGA
- a CDS encoding inositol-3-phosphate synthase: protein MGSVRVAIVGVGNCASSLVQGVEYYKDADPAGKVPGLMHVQFGDYHVRDVEFVAAFDVDAKKVGLDLADAIGASENNTIKICDVPSTGLTVQRGHTLDGLGKYYRETIEESDEAPVDIVQTLKDRQVDVLVCYLPVGSESAAKYYAQCAIDAKVAFVNALPVFIAGTKEWADKFTEAGVPIVGDDIKSQVGATITHRVMAKLFEDRGVVLERTMQLNVGGNMDFKNMLERERLESKKISKTQAVTSQIRDRDLGADNVHIGPSDYVAWLDDRKWAYVRLEGRAFGDVPLNLEYKLEVWDSPNSAGVIIDAVRAAKIAKDRGIGGPILSASSYFMKSPPVQYYDDEARENVEKFIRGDVER, encoded by the coding sequence ATGGGTTCGGTTCGCGTAGCCATCGTCGGCGTGGGGAACTGCGCCTCCTCGCTGGTTCAAGGCGTCGAGTACTACAAGGACGCTGACCCGGCGGGCAAGGTGCCGGGTCTGATGCACGTCCAGTTCGGCGACTACCACGTGCGGGACGTCGAGTTCGTGGCCGCCTTCGACGTCGACGCGAAGAAGGTCGGTCTCGACCTCGCTGACGCCATCGGTGCCAGTGAGAACAACACCATCAAGATCTGTGACGTGCCGTCGACGGGCCTCACCGTCCAGCGCGGCCACACCCTTGACGGTCTGGGCAAGTACTACCGCGAGACCATCGAGGAGTCCGACGAGGCTCCGGTCGACATCGTCCAGACCCTCAAGGACCGTCAGGTCGACGTGCTGGTCTGCTACCTGCCGGTCGGTTCGGAGTCCGCTGCGAAGTACTACGCGCAGTGCGCCATCGACGCCAAGGTCGCCTTCGTCAACGCCCTCCCGGTCTTCATCGCCGGCACGAAGGAGTGGGCGGACAAGTTCACCGAGGCCGGTGTCCCGATCGTCGGCGACGACATCAAGTCCCAGGTCGGCGCGACCATCACGCACCGCGTCATGGCGAAGCTCTTCGAGGACCGCGGCGTGGTCCTGGAGCGCACGATGCAGCTGAACGTCGGCGGCAACATGGACTTCAAGAACATGCTTGAGCGCGAGCGTCTCGAGTCCAAGAAGATCTCCAAGACGCAGGCCGTCACCTCGCAGATCCGTGACCGTGACCTGGGCGCCGACAACGTCCACATCGGTCCTTCGGACTACGTGGCCTGGCTGGACGACCGCAAGTGGGCGTACGTCCGCCTTGAGGGCCGCGCGTTCGGCGACGTTCCGCTGAACCTGGAGTACAAGCTGGAGGTCTGGGACTCCCCGAACTCCGCCGGTGTCATCATCGACGCCGTGCGCGCTGCGAAGATCGCCAAGGACCGCGGCATCGGCGGCCCGATCCTCTCCGCTTCCTCTTACTTCATGAAGTCCCCGCCGGTCCAGTACTACGACGACGAGGCCCGCGAGAACGTCGAGAAGTTCATCCGCGGCGACGTCGAGCGCTGA
- a CDS encoding PadR family transcriptional regulator: MSRRSGILEFAVLGLLRESPMHGYELRKRLNTSLGIFRAFSYGTLYPCLKTLVASGWLIEEPGSAPEDALAASLAGRRAKIVYRLTAEGKEHFEELLSSAGPDAWEDEHFAARFAFFGQTEREVRMRVLEGRRSRLEERLEKMSASLSRTRERLDDYTLELQRHGMESVEREVRWLNELIESERSGRDQRRSDPAGAAQHEDTPENHTPGETDGLPRGRDAASAGGTPPRHPGPDPSADTAK; the protein is encoded by the coding sequence GTGAGCAGACGCTCTGGCATCCTTGAGTTCGCCGTCCTGGGTCTGCTGCGTGAATCCCCGATGCACGGCTATGAGCTGCGCAAACGGCTCAACACGTCGCTGGGGATCTTCCGGGCGTTCAGCTACGGAACCCTATATCCGTGTCTCAAGACGCTGGTCGCCAGCGGCTGGTTGATCGAGGAACCGGGCAGTGCTCCGGAGGACGCGCTCGCCGCGTCACTCGCGGGGCGGCGCGCCAAGATCGTCTACCGATTGACGGCGGAAGGCAAGGAGCACTTCGAGGAACTGCTCTCGAGTGCCGGTCCCGACGCCTGGGAGGATGAGCACTTCGCCGCTCGTTTCGCCTTCTTCGGCCAGACGGAGCGTGAAGTACGGATGCGGGTGCTGGAAGGCCGTCGCAGCCGGCTGGAGGAGCGTCTGGAGAAGATGAGCGCCTCCCTGTCCCGGACGCGCGAGCGTCTGGACGACTACACGCTGGAGCTGCAGCGGCACGGCATGGAGTCCGTGGAGCGCGAGGTCCGCTGGCTGAACGAGCTCATCGAGAGCGAGCGGTCAGGACGGGATCAGCGACGATCCGACCCGGCCGGTGCCGCCCAGCACGAAGACACACCTGAGAACCACACACCGGGAGAAACGGATGGCCTGCCCCGGGGCCGGGATGCCGCATCTGCCGGGGGTACGCCCCCGCGGCATCCCGGACCGGATCCGTCCGCCGACACCGCCAAGTGA